In Amblyraja radiata isolate CabotCenter1 chromosome 30, sAmbRad1.1.pri, whole genome shotgun sequence, a single window of DNA contains:
- the LOC116989940 gene encoding protein FAM102A-like yields the protein MPRLCEDSDNTGTPPDETACGRRTRSSSSFGSLHSKVSGYSSEYARSVSVSEPTRRRKFSSSSSGLSSGPSSAAEMEAGVRDLPFDKPPRPFRPPDRLLRRKKETQESLPSWISDTRVNADDIVERIVQTQDFSDTSNSEDSGLQLFVGRDGTTLFGGVQLNNRHSVSDYMPVIISGH from the exons GTCTGTGCGAGGACTCGGACAACACGGGGACCCCCCCGGATGAGACTGCGTGCGGGCGTAGAACCCGTTCCAGCTCCAGCTTCGGGAGCCTCCACTCCAAGGTCTCGG GCTACAGCTCCGAGTACGCGCGGAGCGTGAGTGTGTCCGAGCCGACCCGCAGACGCAAGTTTTCTTCCAGCAGCAGCGGCCTCTCCTCGGGCCCCAGCAGTGCCGCAGAGATGGAAGCCGGGGTCCGAGATCTGCCCTTCGACAAGCCCCCCCGTCCCTTCCGGCCCCCCGACCGCTTGCTGAG gagGAAGAAGGAGACCCAGGAGAGTTTACCGTCGTGGATCAGTGATACCAGGGTGAACGCCGATGACATTGTGGAGCGGATCGTGCAAACGCAGGACTTCAGCGACACCAGCAACTCTGAGG ACAGTGGACTACAGCTGTTCGTAGGACGAGATGGGACGACCTTGTTCGGGGGCGTGCAGTTAAACAACAG ACACTCAGTCAGTGACTACATGCCGGTGATAATCAGTGGCCACTGA